A stretch of Pelecanus crispus isolate bPelCri1 chromosome 3, bPelCri1.pri, whole genome shotgun sequence DNA encodes these proteins:
- the TMEM151B gene encoding transmembrane protein 151B isoform X1, producing MARSLTSPPRAGAAFSRREVAAFQSRKSTFLFVWFVKHLRSTSVPLGLPSVVVGIAITKQRPSHCRRSRPVKQSLSKSLCRESHWKCLLLSLLMYGCMGAMTWCHVTKVTRLTFDSAYKGKSMMYHDSPCSNGYVYIPLAFLVMLYVVYLVECWHCYTRNELQYKVDVESVHERVQRMQQATPCIWWKAISYHYVRRTRQVTRYRNGDAYTTTQVYHERVNTHVAEAEFDYSNCGVKDISKDLIDLESYPATRLRFTKCFSFANVESENSYLTQRARFFTENEGLDDYMEAREGMHLKNVDFKEYMVAFSDPDNLPWYVSHYVFWVAALLTLSWPLRVLNEYRTSYVHYHVEKLFGFDYVAVTPAEERSFCRRMPRVNTVDSTELEWHIRSNQQLVPSYSEAVLMDLVGLSGCTSYSACRYGGYRQNCERCHRTISSSSIFSRSALSICNGSPRIPFSSSRFSLGRLYGSRRSCLWQSRSGSLNEQSCPTEQTRLSSQVTVEEEDPPPYQDALYFPILIVHRNEGCLNHDHRHLHRNGSCVETSL from the exons ATGGCGCGCTCGCTGAcctccccgccgcgggccgg GGCAGCGTTCTCCCGGCGTG AGGTGGCTGCATTTCAATCGCGGAAAAGTACTTTCCTGTTTGTGTGGTTTGTAAAGCACTTGAGAAGCACTTCAGTGCCTCTTGGGCTGCCAAGTGTTGTGGTGGGAATAGCCATTACCAAACAGAGACCTTCCCACTGCAGAAGGTCT CGGCCGGTGAAGCAGTCTCTCAGCAAGTCCCTGTGCCGAGAGTCCCACTGGAAATGCCTGCTCCTGTCCCTCCTCATGTACGGCTGCATGGGAGCCATGACCTGGTGCCACGTCACCAAGGTGACCCGGCTGACCTTTGACAGTGCTTACAAGGGCAAGTCTATGATGTACCATGACAGCCCCTGTTCCAACGGCTACGTCTACATCCCCTTGGCCTTCCTGGTGATGCTCTACGTGGTGTACCTCGTGGAGTGCTGGCACTGCTACACCCGCAACGAGCTGCAGTACAAAGTGGACGTGGAGAGCGTGCACGAGCGCGTGCAGCGGATGCAGCAGGCGACCCCCTGCATCTGGTGGAAGGCCATCAGCTACCACTATGTCCGCAGGACCCGGCAGGTTACCCGCTACCGCAACGGGGATGCCTACACCACCACCCAAGTGTATCACGAGCGGGTCAACACCCATGTGGCAGAGGCCGAGTTTGATTATTCCAATTGTGGAGTTAAAGACATCTCCAAGGACCTCATTGACTTGGAGAGCTACCCGGCCACGCGGCTCCGCTTCACCAAGTGTTTCAGCTTTGCCAACGTGGAGTCGGAGAACTCGTACCTGACCCAGCGGGCCCGTTTCTTCACGGAGAACGAGGGTCTAGATGACTACATGGAGGCCAGGGAGGGGATGCACCTCAAAAACGTGGACTTCAAGGAATACATGGTGGCCTTTTCCGACCCAGACAACCTGCCTTGGTATGTATCCCACTATGTCTTCTGGGTCGCGGCTCTGCTGACCCTATCCTGGCCCCTGCGGGTGCTAAATGAGTACCGCACTTCCTACGTTCATTACCATGTGGAGAAACTCTTTGGGTTCGACTACGTGGCGGTGACGCCGGCTGAGGAACGCTCCTTCTGCCGGAGGATGCCCCGTGTCAACACGGTGGACAGCACCGAGCTGGAGTGGCACATCCGATCCAACCAGCAGCTGGTGCCCAGCTACTCGGAAGCGGTCCTGATGGACTTGGTGGGGCTCTCCGGCTGCACCAGCTACTCCGCGTGCCGGTACGGGGGCTATCGGCAGAACTGCGAGCGGTGCCACAGGACTATAAGCAGCTCCTCCATCTTCTCGCGCAGTGCCCTGAGCATCTGCAACGGCAGCCCCAGGATCCCCTTCAGCAGCAGCCGCTTCTCCCTGGGCCGCCTGTACGGCTCGCGACGCAGCTGCCTCTGGCAGAGCCGGAGCGGGAGCCTGAAtgagcagagctgccccacTGAGCAGACCCGCCTCTCCAGCCAGGTGACTGTGGAGGAGGAAGACCCCCCTCCTTACCAGGATGCCCTCTACTTCCCCATCCTCATCGTGCACCGCAATGAAGGCTGCCTGAACCATGACCACCGTCACCTCCACCGCAACGGGTCCTGCGTGGAGACCTCACTGTGA
- the TMEM151B gene encoding transmembrane protein 151B isoform X2 gives MSPPASAAAASEGGSSTPVPPEEEAEGAREEQRPVKQSLSKSLCRESHWKCLLLSLLMYGCMGAMTWCHVTKVTRLTFDSAYKGKSMMYHDSPCSNGYVYIPLAFLVMLYVVYLVECWHCYTRNELQYKVDVESVHERVQRMQQATPCIWWKAISYHYVRRTRQVTRYRNGDAYTTTQVYHERVNTHVAEAEFDYSNCGVKDISKDLIDLESYPATRLRFTKCFSFANVESENSYLTQRARFFTENEGLDDYMEAREGMHLKNVDFKEYMVAFSDPDNLPWYVSHYVFWVAALLTLSWPLRVLNEYRTSYVHYHVEKLFGFDYVAVTPAEERSFCRRMPRVNTVDSTELEWHIRSNQQLVPSYSEAVLMDLVGLSGCTSYSACRYGGYRQNCERCHRTISSSSIFSRSALSICNGSPRIPFSSSRFSLGRLYGSRRSCLWQSRSGSLNEQSCPTEQTRLSSQVTVEEEDPPPYQDALYFPILIVHRNEGCLNHDHRHLHRNGSCVETSL, from the exons ATGTCCCCCCCGGCCTCGGCGGCCGCCGCCAGcgagggaggcagcagcacgCCGGTGCCTccggaggaggaggcggagggggCCCGAGAGGAG CAGCGGCCGGTGAAGCAGTCTCTCAGCAAGTCCCTGTGCCGAGAGTCCCACTGGAAATGCCTGCTCCTGTCCCTCCTCATGTACGGCTGCATGGGAGCCATGACCTGGTGCCACGTCACCAAGGTGACCCGGCTGACCTTTGACAGTGCTTACAAGGGCAAGTCTATGATGTACCATGACAGCCCCTGTTCCAACGGCTACGTCTACATCCCCTTGGCCTTCCTGGTGATGCTCTACGTGGTGTACCTCGTGGAGTGCTGGCACTGCTACACCCGCAACGAGCTGCAGTACAAAGTGGACGTGGAGAGCGTGCACGAGCGCGTGCAGCGGATGCAGCAGGCGACCCCCTGCATCTGGTGGAAGGCCATCAGCTACCACTATGTCCGCAGGACCCGGCAGGTTACCCGCTACCGCAACGGGGATGCCTACACCACCACCCAAGTGTATCACGAGCGGGTCAACACCCATGTGGCAGAGGCCGAGTTTGATTATTCCAATTGTGGAGTTAAAGACATCTCCAAGGACCTCATTGACTTGGAGAGCTACCCGGCCACGCGGCTCCGCTTCACCAAGTGTTTCAGCTTTGCCAACGTGGAGTCGGAGAACTCGTACCTGACCCAGCGGGCCCGTTTCTTCACGGAGAACGAGGGTCTAGATGACTACATGGAGGCCAGGGAGGGGATGCACCTCAAAAACGTGGACTTCAAGGAATACATGGTGGCCTTTTCCGACCCAGACAACCTGCCTTGGTATGTATCCCACTATGTCTTCTGGGTCGCGGCTCTGCTGACCCTATCCTGGCCCCTGCGGGTGCTAAATGAGTACCGCACTTCCTACGTTCATTACCATGTGGAGAAACTCTTTGGGTTCGACTACGTGGCGGTGACGCCGGCTGAGGAACGCTCCTTCTGCCGGAGGATGCCCCGTGTCAACACGGTGGACAGCACCGAGCTGGAGTGGCACATCCGATCCAACCAGCAGCTGGTGCCCAGCTACTCGGAAGCGGTCCTGATGGACTTGGTGGGGCTCTCCGGCTGCACCAGCTACTCCGCGTGCCGGTACGGGGGCTATCGGCAGAACTGCGAGCGGTGCCACAGGACTATAAGCAGCTCCTCCATCTTCTCGCGCAGTGCCCTGAGCATCTGCAACGGCAGCCCCAGGATCCCCTTCAGCAGCAGCCGCTTCTCCCTGGGCCGCCTGTACGGCTCGCGACGCAGCTGCCTCTGGCAGAGCCGGAGCGGGAGCCTGAAtgagcagagctgccccacTGAGCAGACCCGCCTCTCCAGCCAGGTGACTGTGGAGGAGGAAGACCCCCCTCCTTACCAGGATGCCCTCTACTTCCCCATCCTCATCGTGCACCGCAATGAAGGCTGCCTGAACCATGACCACCGTCACCTCCACCGCAACGGGTCCTGCGTGGAGACCTCACTGTGA